CCTCACGGGCATAGACGTCGATCTCGGCAAGCTCCTCGGCCGCGAATTCAAGATTATCCAGCGCCTTGACGCAATCGACGATCTGCGACGAGCGGCTGGCGCCGATCAGCGCTGAGGTCACGCGTCCGCCGCGCAGCACCCAGGCGATCGCCATCTGCGCCAGGGTCTGGCCGCGTCTTTCGGCGATCTCGTTGAGCTTGCGGATATTGTCGATGATCGAAGGACGGATGTAGTCCCTCTTGAGAAAATGGTTCTGCGCCGCACGGCTATCTTCGGGAATGCCGCCGAGATATTTCGTCGTCAGCATGCCCTGGGCAAGCGGCGAGAACACGATCGAGCCCATGCCGACCTCATCGAGCGTATCGAGCAGCCGGTCGTTCTCGACCCAGCGGTTGAGCATCGAATAGCTCGGCTGATGGATCAGACACGGCGTGCCGAGATCCTTGAGGATCGCGGCGGCTTCGCGCGTCCGCTGCGAATTATAGGAGGAGATGCCGACATAGAGCGCCCGGCCGGAACGGACGATATAGTCGAGCGCGCCGCAGGTTTCTTCGAGCGGCGTGTCCGGGTCGAAACGGTGTGAATAGAAAATATCGACATAGTCGAGGCCCATGCGCTTCAGGCTCTGGTCGCAGGAGGCGATCAGGTATTTTCGGCTGCCCCACTCGCCATAGGGTCCCGGCCACATGTCGTAGCCGGCCTTGGACGAGATGATCAGCTCGTCGCGAAGCCCGGAAAATTCGGTGCGCAGGATCTCGCCGAAGGCGGTCTCGGCGCTGCCGGGAGGCGGACCGTAATTGTTGGCGAGGTCGAAATGGGTAATGCCGAGATCGAAGGCGGTGCGGCACATGTCGATCTTGCGGTCATGCGACGTGTCGCCGCCGAAATTGTGCCAGAGGCCGAGCGAGACGGCCGGCAGCTTCAGGCCGGAGCGGCCCGTGCGGTTGTATTTCATTTTCGAATAACGGTCTGCGGCTGGTTGCCAGCTCATGAGACTCTCCTTGCTAAAATATCGGTCTTGATGGTCCGCGAGTGCCTGCTTCATACACCACAAGCGATTTTGGCGAACACCCTGTACTTTCGTCACGCTCGGCCTCGTGCCGAACATCTGCCGCGCTGTTTGCAGATCCTCGGCACAAGGCCGAGGATGACGAGTTGGACGGGTGCCGGGCAGACCCCCGGGCATCACCCTATCACTTCAACAGCGCCTGCGCCTCTTCGATGCCAAGCGCGGCCGGCTGGGTGCAGGTCGTGCTCAGGTCGATGAAACGGCCTTCCTCGCCCGATTTCAGGATCGAGGTCATGACGTCGACGCCGTGCAGGGTGCGGTCGAGTGAGCAGCGCGCGTCGCGGCCCTCGATCAGCGCCATCGCCATGTCGGCAAGACCGGCGGTGCGGTAATTGGCGCGCGATCCGTTCGGGCTTTCCTGGTTGATCTTGCCGAACGGATGCTCCCAGGCGTCGAGCGGCTTGATCTCCTTGTCGCGGCCGCTTGCCTCGACGACACCACCGAAGAAGTTCGGATCCGGCACGTAGAGCGAGCCGTCGGTGCCGTAGAGCTCCATGTTGGCATGACGATGCGACCAGACGTCC
This Rhizobium sp. NZLR1 DNA region includes the following protein-coding sequences:
- the mgrA gene encoding L-glyceraldehyde 3-phosphate reductase, translated to MSWQPAADRYSKMKYNRTGRSGLKLPAVSLGLWHNFGGDTSHDRKIDMCRTAFDLGITHFDLANNYGPPPGSAETAFGEILRTEFSGLRDELIISSKAGYDMWPGPYGEWGSRKYLIASCDQSLKRMGLDYVDIFYSHRFDPDTPLEETCGALDYIVRSGRALYVGISSYNSQRTREAAAILKDLGTPCLIHQPSYSMLNRWVENDRLLDTLDEVGMGSIVFSPLAQGMLTTKYLGGIPEDSRAAQNHFLKRDYIRPSIIDNIRKLNEIAERRGQTLAQMAIAWVLRGGRVTSALIGASRSSQIVDCVKALDNLEFAAEELAEIDVYAREADINLWAKSAERE